Proteins from a single region of Crassaminicella profunda:
- a CDS encoding M42 family metallopeptidase, giving the protein MNSELLKKLTEEYGPSGNEEKIRQFIQNEIKDYVDEIKIDKMGNLMAIKKGNGKRVMLASHMDEIGVIITGITDNGFLKFSNIGGVSPYISLGQRIIFSDKTIGVIGMEHLDDMKKLKLEKMYIDIGAKSKEEALKKVNIGDVASFYSSFTTLGDFITSKALDDRIGCFITIETIKNLKDSPNELYFVFTVQEELGLRGAKTAAFSVDPDLAIAIDVTSTGDTPHAKHMAVKLGNGPAVKIKDKSLLSHPAVKKLMIDTAKENQIPYQLEVLEFGGTDSGAIHLTRSGVPSGVLSIPCRYVHSPSEMISKEDVENSITLLTKILEKNI; this is encoded by the coding sequence ATGAATAGTGAATTATTAAAAAAACTTACAGAAGAGTACGGCCCTTCTGGAAATGAGGAAAAAATTCGTCAATTCATTCAAAATGAAATAAAAGATTATGTAGATGAAATAAAAATTGATAAAATGGGTAATCTAATGGCCATTAAAAAAGGAAATGGTAAACGAGTAATGCTTGCTAGTCATATGGATGAGATTGGTGTAATCATTACAGGTATTACGGACAATGGATTTTTAAAATTTTCCAATATTGGAGGCGTTTCTCCATATATTTCTCTTGGTCAAAGGATCATATTTTCTGATAAAACAATTGGAGTAATCGGAATGGAACACTTAGATGATATGAAAAAGCTAAAGCTTGAGAAAATGTATATTGACATTGGCGCAAAATCAAAGGAAGAAGCATTAAAAAAAGTAAATATTGGAGATGTAGCTTCCTTCTATAGCTCTTTTACTACCCTTGGTGATTTTATTACTTCAAAAGCTTTAGATGATCGAATTGGTTGTTTTATTACCATCGAAACCATAAAAAACTTAAAAGATTCTCCAAATGAACTTTATTTCGTCTTTACGGTTCAAGAAGAATTAGGACTCCGAGGAGCAAAAACTGCAGCTTTTTCAGTAGACCCTGATTTAGCTATCGCTATAGATGTTACGAGTACGGGCGATACCCCTCATGCAAAACATATGGCTGTTAAATTAGGGAACGGTCCTGCTGTAAAAATAAAAGATAAATCCTTACTCAGTCACCCTGCTGTAAAAAAACTAATGATTGATACAGCAAAAGAAAATCAAATTCCTTATCAATTAGAAGTATTAGAATTTGGTGGAACAGACTCAGGAGCTATCCATCTAACTAGAAGTGGGGTTCCTTCAGGTGTTTTATCTATTCCTTGTAGATATGTTCACAGTCCTTCAGAAATGATTTCTAAAGAAGATGTTGAGAATAGTATTACTCTTTTGACGAAAATATTAGAAAAGAATATATAA
- a CDS encoding M42 family metallopeptidase — protein MLLKKLCNIPSVSGNEKEVRDFIYEKIKPYVDEIKIDFLGNLIAIKKGKESFPSIMLSAHMDEVGMMVNSVDENGFIKFLPVGGMDDRIFVSKVVEIGKNKVKGVIGAKAIHLQEPDERKKALKHKQLYIDIGAKSKEEAEKLVSRGDYIHFDSEYIEFGENLIKAKALDDRAGCAMIMEILKEKYDSTIYAVFSVQEEVGLRGAGVAAYRLNPDLALVLEGTTCYDLTDIDEPDFATRLGNGPAISLVDSGSYFDKNIIKKLLKLAEKNNIKVQFKQTTKGGNDAGRIHLTREGIPTSAISVPCRYLHSPISVIHKDDFENAIKLVSLFLESIKKEDDYE, from the coding sequence ATGCTTCTAAAAAAGCTTTGTAATATACCCAGTGTTTCAGGAAATGAAAAAGAAGTACGAGACTTTATTTATGAAAAAATCAAACCTTATGTAGATGAAATAAAAATTGATTTTTTAGGAAATCTTATTGCCATTAAAAAAGGAAAAGAGAGTTTTCCATCTATCATGCTATCAGCCCATATGGACGAAGTCGGAATGATGGTAAACTCTGTTGATGAAAATGGATTTATTAAATTCTTACCTGTAGGAGGTATGGATGATCGTATTTTTGTTTCTAAGGTAGTTGAAATCGGCAAAAACAAAGTAAAAGGTGTTATTGGAGCAAAGGCTATTCATCTTCAAGAACCAGATGAAAGAAAAAAAGCCTTAAAACATAAACAACTATATATAGATATCGGGGCAAAATCAAAAGAAGAAGCTGAAAAATTAGTTTCAAGAGGAGATTATATTCATTTTGATAGTGAATATATAGAATTTGGAGAAAATCTTATAAAAGCCAAAGCTTTAGATGATCGAGCAGGTTGTGCAATGATTATGGAAATTTTAAAGGAAAAATATGATTCTACCATTTACGCAGTCTTTTCTGTACAAGAAGAAGTAGGGCTTCGTGGAGCAGGGGTTGCAGCCTATAGACTAAATCCTGATCTAGCGCTTGTATTAGAAGGAACTACTTGCTATGATCTAACAGATATAGATGAGCCAGATTTTGCTACTCGTTTAGGAAATGGTCCTGCCATTTCTTTAGTTGATAGTGGTTCATATTTTGACAAAAATATCATAAAAAAATTACTAAAACTTGCAGAAAAGAATAATATTAAGGTACAGTTTAAGCAAACAACCAAAGGTGGAAATGATGCAGGAAGAATTCATTTAACAAGAGAAGGAATTCCTACCTCAGCTATTTCTGTCCCATGTAGATATCTTCACTCTCCTATTTCTGTAATCCACAAGGATGATTTTGAAAACGCTATAAAACTTGTATCCCTTTTCCTTGAATCTATAAAAAAGGAGGATGATTATGAATAG